Sequence from the Populus nigra chromosome 17, ddPopNigr1.1, whole genome shotgun sequence genome:
CCGTGATGTCCGTTTCAGGCCATTTATAGGCTCCACTTGAAAGCTTAATTTAATActgccctctctctctctctctctctctctctctctctctcgttttccttttcttttaaaaatataattgtttatttattgattaaaatgtTTGTCACCAGACAAGCGTGTAATTACAGGGGTACCGTGACAGTATGAGATCAAAATgctttagtttttaaaactttttactGGGGCCCAGGATAGAAGTCCTGatgaacataaaattatataatccaCGGTTGTTGTTTGagatatctaattaattaattgtatgaTTTGCATTTTGCAAGGATTaacttattttgtttaagagatataaTCCGCcgtgctttaaaaaaaattatttattttttcaatttaaattaattttttatatttttagattattttagtgtgttaatattaaaaataattttttaaaaataaaaatattattttaatatattttttaaaaaatacttaaaaacaaCAAGTACAGCAATAATaaacactaaaaatttattattttaagctCTATTTggtgtattatatatatatacatgcacatatatcttaaattatagtaaaatttaatttaaaaaagctacattttataattttttttaaaatttatattttttaaaactataaatgtGTAAAATGAATCATTAAAAAGCTGGAAATCATGTgttaaaaaaaggagaaattttattctttcaagCTTGTCAATGCCGTGGtaatttattaatcaactaGGTTGGCAGTTGACTACCAATACTAAATTCACTTctatttaaatcttaaattaaattatttatatatgaattgatGCATTTTAATATGAAGAACTAACTTACGAGaggcttttaaaaataaaattgtcaatTTGTATAAACAAACATTTGATATATTCAAGATTTAATAGGCACGCaatactaattaatttaaaagtcaCTTGCGAGAGGCTTTTAAATTGTCAATTTgtataaacaaatatttgatatattcAAAATCTAATAGCCAAGCAATACTAATTTAAAAGTCACCATAGGgtttgaaattcaaattttatttttaatataattaaattcgtAGACAAAACACACATTGATTTTAcatcctttttttctccttacaaataaaatatttatatcaaaagaaaaaaaattatccactcgAAGTACTTGAAGATAGCAAGCAAGTCATTCTcaaattatttgtaaaaaaacaagaaatggatTTAACTAGAAATTCATaacaggaaaatattttttttaaataaagatgaaTAAATCATGAGGATACAATATATGATACATTTATTATACaatacaatatttatataaaaaaaataataatgaaaataatgaaaggtaacaatatttttttcatcaacccaATAAAAACAAGTAATCATTGTAGAAATCATTTATCTTAATACTTTTTCAATGTCCCATgtttccttctttatttttccaattcCTCCCCAAACTTTAATCCAAAAAATGttatgataattaaaagaaaagtccttccatttctttttttttaatcatatccaTTGCTTGAATTTAAAGGCAATCAAGCCGATAATTTATGATTCCACTAAAAAAGGTGGATAATTTATGACTCATAGCTATTCAccacatgatgatgatgattaaatATTAGACGAGCCGAGATCACCACATGCACGTATAATCCGTGGAGTGAGAACCACTCGATCCCAACCGACCaaagacaaattaaataatatattaataaatacgGCTTCGAAATATCAAAACATAGCATGATCCAATACATCCCTCCTCGCACATTAAACTCCACGATGCACGCCTTGTCTTAGCTAAACGACACCACATACGAGGCGTAATTCAACCTATTTACTTTTATTCTTTCTCGtaataaacccaaataatatagtAATATTCATTTgcaattctatttaaaaaacactaatctcgtaaaaacatttctaaattaTAGATCATTTTGTTTGATACATCGTgtattatttacttttatttcattttaaactaaaaaatactatatatttgataataatattatttttatattagcataagCACattcactattttttaaaaaattatttatgattttttttaaaatagcatgttaagctaatattttttttgtttttttatccatattCTTTGTATTAAACAAGTATTACtatgcaacatttttttttaagaaaaatctttATATCAACTCAagcaacaattttattttaccatTGAATGGTAAAAGAAtactttttcttaattcatagtttgtatttgtatttcaATGAGAAGGGaggtgaaattatattttatacacggaaaaacctgaaaaatattatattatatagtattaaaatggaaatataaaaaaatataaaacaaaaaaaattaaatagagaaagattgaaagtaataaataatacaaGGTGTTGATTCACACACTCACTCGGAAGAAGTCTCTCCACGTCTTTTTCTACAGGGTTCAGACTTCAGACGCATTCATtttctctaacaaaaaaaataaaaaataaaaaataaaatccctcTCCTCTCCCCTgtcctcttcctcctcttcctcgAGAAATGTAAGAGAGCGGAAAATCAAGCAACAGAGGCAGATACAGAGTGCAAAATCAGGGTTTATTTGAGCAACTGATAGCTCGAGATTATAGTCAAAATGCCGTTGACGAGATACCAGATAAGGAACGAGTATAGTTTAGCCGATCCAGAGCTGTACAAGGCTGCTGATAAAGATGATCCAGAAGCGCTTTTGGAAGGTGTCGCCATGGCTGGCCTCGTCGGCGTCTTGCGCCAGCTCGGTGACCTCGCCGAGTCAGTCTCTTTCTCTCGTTTTCTTTTGGCTTGAGCTTGACCCGTGTTTGTTTGTTGCGTGAAATGCTAGTTTGCTCGGGCATGAGTTTGAGTTGGAAAGCGTGTTTTTGGACTTTTGAGTTTTTAgattggatttatttttatattttttaaacctttaGTTATGAAAATGCTGAataaatctctctctttttctaaatttagtAATTGAGTTTTGTGCTGAATTAGAAATTTTAGTTAAGATTTTgagcaaaattaatttgaagaattaTGCTGTTCATTCTCATGGacttatttgttaaaatttaaaggatttTTTAACTGATAAAAACAATGAATTGTAGTTCAAAATGGTTGggaaataaatagagaagaacAATGTCATTTCTAAAGAGCAGGTTCTCCTAATGGaatatttatgtatatatagCTGAAACAATGGCATAGGCTGTAAGTTGATTAGCAATAATGCGCTGTTTGATCATGTGTTCGTATGAAAGTCTATTCTTAGAGGAAAATAgcattcttttcatttcataatttaGAAAGCATGTTATAGCAGTTTTGGAAATTGTTTAATGTGTTAAATTTCACATTCGTTCGATTTTATGATTGGAGTTTATAGTGTTATGTAGTTACCTTCATGTTTCTTGAGACTGATAGTCGGTTTCTGTTACTCATGGTGTAATAAGTTTGTGTTTGGTAATTGGTTAATTAAAGATGTTGTGATGTGGTGATTTTGGAACCATTAAAAGAATAAGCTCTTAAAGGAATTGACAAAATTAATCGTTCACATAATGGGGCACAATGTTGACCTGTCCAATCTTGAGATTTTTCTGGAGTGCTGTAGTTCATGCCATGCCCAGTAGTGTCAAAAGTAGTATCTGTTTATTTAGTCTCTATGGCTTAACTTTTGTCCACATTGTTATAGTACTTTGCGACGTTTCAGCTCTCCATTGTAATTCCAACATGAGAAATGGTTTTGATGGCTTTTTTTCCTGGTTTTAAAAGGTTCGCTGCTGAGATATTTCATGGACTGCATGAAGAAGTTATGACAACTGCAGCAAGAGGCCATGGGCTGATGGCTCGGGTACAACAGCTCGAGGCAGAATTTCCTTCAATCGAGAAGGCATTTCTCTCCCAAACTAATCATTCACCATTCTTTTCCAGCTCAGGTTTGaaaacaatatgtttttttaattgttttatgacCTGTTGGTGTCTGGTATTGGTCTTTTCACTAGTAGGATGGAAACATAACCCAGCTgtgtcttttctttcatttagtttCGATGTTCTAAACCTTGCTAGGTAGCCTaccttatatataaaaaaagggtaaCTTGGTCTTCTTGTGAAATTTGTGAGAGTGATTTAGAAAGTAGGCAGAATGAGATAGAGTGCATTTATTGAAGAAACCTGGTGTGGTATTCTAATAAGTAGGAACTaggaaatatttaatatcagcaACATGCGTTTCTGAGAAATCAAATACAGGTGCAATTATCCCTAGAaggttcttttatttattttaggaaaCTGTAGTGTGCCAGTAAGTTTAGTATTTCTCATTAAAGCATCTGTGTACTGTATGGATGATATTCTGATATGAGAACATCAGAGTTTTGGTTGTTTAAATGCTAAATTTTATTGCAGGTGTTGACTGTCATCCTAATTTGCAAATGGAGCAGAATCTAATTGCTCGTGGAGACTTACCTCGCTTTGTAATGGACTCTTATGAAGAATGCCGTGGTCCACCACAGTTATTCCTCTTGGACAAGTATGATTATCAGTTTGCTTTGACTTTCTAATTACAATACCAAGGAAAGAAAggcatattttataattgtgtCAATTCTGACAGGTTTGATGTTGCTGGGGCTGGGGCATGTTTGATGCGTTATACTGATCCATCATTCTTTAAAGTTGAAGCAGCATCTTCTGGAATAGCAACTGTAGAGGTtcagagggagaagaaaaatcGAAAAAAGGTAGGTAGTGAAACGATCATCACTATATAGGATCACAATTTTGTTGGTGTCAAATGAAGGGATATTCTTGTGAATGTTCCCCAACATAGGATTCAACCAAAGCTTTTATTTGACTAAACATACTAGTCCACCTGCTGCCTATCTTTCAAATAGTTTTCTTTGGCCTGCAGGGTGGCCTTGTTGTATAGAAGTGGTTGCAATCCTTCACAATTTAGGCATGTTTGCAGTGTAATTGGACTAGTGGAACTTAAATGCTGACCTTAGCTCACTGCATCATGTGGTTTTCTCGTGGCTTGATTGTCATGGAAAAGCTTTAGCTGTGATAAATTAATGAGCAGTCATCATTATAATACAGCACATAGAATATATCTTCTGTGTGATGATTAACCCTTACAATCTTCtcattcttcattttcttttccatttgtttAATTAAGAATAGGTTTCATTGAATCTTACTATTAACCCTGAATGCATGAAGTGTTAGAGAATGGTTCTTCTCAAACTGTGAATCTTAAAATGGTCATGTGTGAGCACCATGTCTTGAAAAACTTTATGAGTTCTTGAAGCTACATTCATATGAATAGTAGAGTTGGATTTGGAAAACGCTCAGTTCTTTGAATGTGTTTATCAGTAGAGTTGAGCACTAGGTGCTtcactttttttaatcaatttgtttcaatcttaaaaaacagTACTTCATCTCTCAAGCCTGAAGGCTGAATGTTCTAGAAGCTTATTTTACTTTTCTAGCCtagctattttcttttttctaatcaGCACAGTAACTTGAATTTGCTCCCACTTTTTAGCATTGCATGATATGATCTTGATATGTGTTAATGCTTGGGATATAATTTGCCTCATTATCTTTTTTCAGAAGAAAGGATCACGGTATAGAAATGGAGAAACTCCTGAAGTTGTACAAACATCACACACCAAGTGAGgcctttgtgtttttttttccccattagATCCGTGCTTTAGTTGCAAAATCCCAAGCAAACATGGATGATTAATGAAGTAATGTGCTTTACTATTATGCAGATTGCATGAGTTGTTGTTACAGGAACATTTTGAGAATGGTCATTCTGACCCTGCACGGCTagtgaaattgaagagaaggCAGATAAATGGATCTCCATTTGATCTGAAACCTGGGAAAAGTTACATGGAGAAATTTGTGCTCACTCCTTCACCAGAGCATAAACAAGTTTGTGAAGATTCTGTCACTCGATCACCTTTGAAATTTACATTGGATAATTCTAGTGAATCAGGCTATGAAATACATGAGGTCAGTGTGGTAAGTCCTGCAAAAAAGTCATTAAATGGAGTCGAAAGCACATCTTCATCACCCAGTGAACAAGAGGCCATGCTTAAACCTGTTAAGGATGAGTTGGATGGGGAGGCTGTTGATAGTGGAATTATTAAGGTACTTGACCCAATTGTTGATCGTGGGATGGATGAATTGCCTCCAACCGTCTATAAGATGGCTATTGAAGAGGAATTATTAGTTGATGCAGATATAAAAAGAGAGGGCACTGTAGATGGGAATCATTCTGATGATATGGCAAGTGAAGTGGACAACTACATGGATGCCCTTACTACCATGGATTCTGAAATGGAAACAGACAATGAGTATAAAGCTAAAAATGCTCTGGACTTCATCGATCTGAGGACACAAGGTGCAGATTCTGATGCAAACGAGGAGCAGCTGGATTTTCAAGCTAATTCTTCAGATTCTCAATCTATTGGAAACTCTTCTCTGTCTGAGGGTGGGAACAGTTTGTTTAAGAAAGGAACTTCTAGCTCTTCTTACTCTGACACTCTCTGCAATTTGGTTGAGAATACAGCATCTGATGGTGAAGGAGCAGGTAAATGGTTCCCTTCTGCCACTTCTACTGAAAACCATGCAACAAATGTTACTGATCTGCCATCAGATCATCCACCTGTATATGCAGAGACTGGCATAACCGAATGCCATCACCTTGTAACATTCAATGATACAAGGGAAGACAAAATCCCTGATCCAGTTGAAGCTTCTTGTAGTTCTTGTCCTACAGATTCGAATCCTGTCTTCCTGCTTTCAGTTCCTGTTGCACGTTCCATGGTAAGCCCCCTGTCAGGACCTGAATTAGTCGAGGCATCCTCTGGCAGTACTGAACTTGGCTCCAAATCACCGCACTGTGAAAGAAATGGGTTATACCCGACTGATTCTTTCAATGCTTTAACTGATATCCCTTCACAGATGGGGCATGATGCTTCACTTCCAGATTCTTCTGAAAGTCATTCTGTGGATTTGTTAGATCATGAAGATCCAGACATGTTAACTGATGCTGTTGTGCATGTGTCGAACATGTCAGATCTGGCTTCTGAAAAGAAAGTCAGTGATGATTCTGTGAATGAAGTGCTTCAAACAGATTGTGCAGCTGAACATTCAACTTTGACACCAGCAGAGGAGCAATTTTGGCACTCAGCTTTGCCTGTAGTGGAGTTGGATGCTGGTGTCCCATCTCTGCCTGATAATTCGAATGTTGTGAAGCCTGATGGTTTGGTTTCTAAAGcagatgatgaaattttaacGAGGGAAGGGAGCACAGAAATTTCAACACCAGTGATGGATACTTTAGAGTCTGAGTGCATTAACGAGCATCAATTCTCTGATGTAACAGTAGATGCTTCACAAGAGGAACTTGACTCAACAAAATTAAGACTCCCATGTTCTGAAGAGAATGTGAAACTTGAAGAAATTTCTGAGGGTCCAGATGCTGAGGAAAAGAATGCTTTCACGAAGAAAGTGGATATTACAAGAGGAGATGCTACTTATTTCGAACATGAATCATGTAGTTCAGATAACCCAACTCCTGAAGATCATGTAAATTTGGCTGATGATGTAACTGAAACTGTTCAAGCAGAAGACATGGCTGTATCAACTGCTGCTACAAGTGGTGTAGATGCTGAGAAAAAGAATGCTTTCACGAAGAAAGTGGATATTACAAGAGGAGATGCTACTTATTTCGAACATGAATCGTGTAGTTCAGATAAACCAACTCCTGAAGATCATGTAAATTTGGCTGATGATGTAACTGAAACTGTTCAAGCAGAAGACATGGGTGTATCAACTGCTGCTACAAGTGGTGTAGATGCTGAGGAAAAGAATGTATTCACGAAGAAAGTGGATATTACAAGAGTAGATGCTACTTCTTTCGAAGATGAATCATGTTCAGATAAACCAACTCCTGAAGATCATGTAAATTTGGCTGATGATGTAATTGAAACTGTTCAAGCAGAAGATATGGCTGTATCAACTGCTGCTACAAGTGGTGTAGATGCTGAGGAAAAGAATGCATTCACGAAGAAAGTGGATATTACAAGAGGAGATGCTACTTCTTTCGAAGATGAATCATGTTCAGATAAACCAACTCCTGAAGATCATGTAAATTTGGCTGATGATGTAATTGAAACTGTTCAAGCAGAAGATATGGCTGTATCAACTGCTGCTACAAGTGGTGTAGATGCTGAGGAAAAGAATGCATTCACGAAGAAAGTGGATATTACAAGAGGAGATGCTACTTCTTTCGAAGATGAATCATGTTCAGATAAACCAACTCCTGAAGATCATGTAAATTTGGCTGATGATGTAACTGAAACTGTTAAAACAGAAGATATGGCTGTATCAACTGCTGCTACAAGTGGTGTGAACAATGAAGATGTCAGCAATGTGATCATTCCGTCTTCAGAGTTAGTTTGTTCCCCACCTAGGAATTCTACGGAGATGGTAGAATCTCTTTCAATCTCCGAGGATCCAAATCAGACTAGTTTGAACCTTGATGAGATAACTTCTGCCAAATGTCTGTCAGAATCACAGGTAAAGATGGAAGTGACTTCTACAGATTGGGATTCTAGTTCATACAAACCAGTTTCTGAAGACTATCGAAATCAAGAGGTAATTGAAGTTCATAACCCTTCTTTGGAAGTGAGCAACCAGGAGTCTGAATCTAAAGATAACCATCAGAGTCATTGTGGGGAGGTTGGTGACGATACTGTTGGTTCGCCTGTCAGTTATCCACCAGAGTCAGGAAATGGTTTAGAACAGTCAATTGAGGTGCAAGCTGATCAAATTAGTGCAGAGTCCATGCATGCAGACGATGCAAGTTCTTTGTTGAGTAGTCAAACTTCATCTGCTGGCTACGTTTTAGGGCCAGGAATTCCTCTGGATCACACATCAGAATTTCAATCTGATCAACCAGACAGGAGATGCTTGAAGTCAggtgaagcaagttctagatcAGCAGATGTTCAGTCAGAACAGATACAGAATCTGCATAACATAACCGAGGAAAGATGCCCTGACCCTTCCAGTTTGAAAGATCTCTCCAGTCAAGAATTTCTACTGCAATCAGCCTGTCAGGGACATAATGTTACTGATCAAGCAACAAATCCATTTGATTCTGCTTTTCCTAGCTTTGGTGCACTCCCTGTTCCTGAGACAAGCCAGGTCAATCCAGAGGCAATGCCACCATTGCCACCTCTACCTCCTATGCAGTGGAGGTTGGGGAAAATTCAACCTGGTCCACTAGATGCAGACAGAGACATGATGGATCATAGTCAACGCACTTCTCAACCAATTGAAACATTTATTGTTGATCAGAAGGTCCAGTTTGATTTCCCAGCATTAGATAGAGAGATTGTGCATCCTTCAAACCCATTTTTGTCTCTCCCTGTTGAAGACAGTCAGAGGTCTCAACACTTGACAACAGAGTTAATGGGAAATTCCTTGCTGCCAACTCGACTCTTGTCAGAAATGCCAACCATTGACAATGATGCACAATATCAACAGGATGACCTCCTGTCAGACAGAACACAATCTGTGAACTCATCTTTGGCTTTATCAGAAATGCCTGATGAGAGGCATGAGCATGGTTTCCTTCAACTAGGAGGAGAATCCACGCAATTTAGTTCCAATCCATTCTCACTAGAGCCGGGCATAAACGATACAGCTGCTTTAAATGATCCAATGCCCACACAGGGACTGCCAATCCGTCTGTTTAACCAATCAGCACCCGAAACAGGATTGGAGGTGAAATTTCCCGGACAGAGTTCACAAATTGCAGAAGGGGAACAAGGGAATTCTTCTGATAAATCTGCAGTACCACTAAATACAGAAGAAGAGCAGCATCACCATGATTTTGTAACTTCACATGGACTGCCAATATGGCCGCCAACTACATTAGGTATGACACCACCAGCATATGAAGTTGGAAAGACAAATGGAAAGAAGATTCCT
This genomic interval carries:
- the LOC133677420 gene encoding protein SCAR2-like, whose translation is MPLTRYQIRNEYSLADPELYKAADKDDPEALLEGVAMAGLVGVLRQLGDLAEFAAEIFHGLHEEVMTTAARGHGLMARVQQLEAEFPSIEKAFLSQTNHSPFFSSSGVDCHPNLQMEQNLIARGDLPRFVMDSYEECRGPPQLFLLDKFDVAGAGACLMRYTDPSFFKVEAASSGIATVEVQREKKNRKKKKGSRYRNGETPEVVQTSHTKLHELLLQEHFENGHSDPARLVKLKRRQINGSPFDLKPGKSYMEKFVLTPSPEHKQVCEDSVTRSPLKFTLDNSSESGYEIHEVSVVSPAKKSLNGVESTSSSPSEQEAMLKPVKDELDGEAVDSGIIKVLDPIVDRGMDELPPTVYKMAIEEELLVDADIKREGTVDGNHSDDMASEVDNYMDALTTMDSEMETDNEYKAKNALDFIDLRTQGADSDANEEQLDFQANSSDSQSIGNSSLSEGGNSLFKKGTSSSSYSDTLCNLVENTASDGEGAGKWFPSATSTENHATNVTDLPSDHPPVYAETGITECHHLVTFNDTREDKIPDPVEASCSSCPTDSNPVFLLSVPVARSMVSPLSGPELVEASSGSTELGSKSPHCERNGLYPTDSFNALTDIPSQMGHDASLPDSSESHSVDLLDHEDPDMLTDAVVHVSNMSDLASEKKVSDDSVNEVLQTDCAAEHSTLTPAEEQFWHSALPVVELDAGVPSLPDNSNVVKPDGLVSKADDEILTREGSTEISTPVMDTLESECINEHQFSDVTVDASQEELDSTKLRLPCSEENVKLEEISEGPDAEEKNAFTKKVDITRGDATYFEHESCSSDNPTPEDHVNLADDVTETVQAEDMAVSTAATSGVDAEKKNAFTKKVDITRGDATYFEHESCSSDKPTPEDHVNLADDVTETVQAEDMGVSTAATSGVDAEEKNVFTKKVDITRVDATSFEDESCSDKPTPEDHVNLADDVIETVQAEDMAVSTAATSGVDAEEKNAFTKKVDITRGDATSFEDESCSDKPTPEDHVNLADDVIETVQAEDMAVSTAATSGVDAEEKNAFTKKVDITRGDATSFEDESCSDKPTPEDHVNLADDVTETVKTEDMAVSTAATSGVNNEDVSNVIIPSSELVCSPPRNSTEMVESLSISEDPNQTSLNLDEITSAKCLSESQVKMEVTSTDWDSSSYKPVSEDYRNQEVIEVHNPSLEVSNQESESKDNHQSHCGEVGDDTVGSPVSYPPESGNGLEQSIEVQADQISAESMHADDASSLLSSQTSSAGYVLGPGIPLDHTSEFQSDQPDRRCLKSGEASSRSADVQSEQIQNLHNITEERCPDPSSLKDLSSQEFLLQSACQGHNVTDQATNPFDSAFPSFGALPVPETSQVNPEAMPPLPPLPPMQWRLGKIQPGPLDADRDMMDHSQRTSQPIETFIVDQKVQFDFPALDREIVHPSNPFLSLPVEDSQRSQHLTTELMGNSLLPTRLLSEMPTIDNDAQYQQDDLLSDRTQSVNSSLALSEMPDERHEHGFLQLGGESTQFSSNPFSLEPGINDTAALNDPMPTQGLPIRLFNQSAPETGLEVKFPGQSSQIAEGEQGNSSDKSAVPLNTEEEQHHHDFVTSHGLPIWPPTTLGMTPPAYEVGKTNGKKIPRPRNPLIDAVAALDKSKLRKVAERVRPQLGPKVEERDSLLEQIRTKSFNLKPATVTRPSMQGVQGPKTNLKVAAILEKANAIRQALTGSDEDDDSDSWSDS